In the Salvia miltiorrhiza cultivar Shanhuang (shh) chromosome 8, IMPLAD_Smil_shh, whole genome shotgun sequence genome, GCCCaagcattaatttatttatgtaaccaatatatatacatacaagaCTCCAatcatcttcttttttttcttttcgaaaTCGTGCAAGAAACTTTATACATTAGCCTGCACGGCGAAATACGAAACTTGCGTGCGGTTAATTAAACCCAAATGCTCCTAGAATTTATACATCCTTAactagaatttaaaataaatcaaattaaattgctacggaatttaattaattaattaaaaatcaattaaatgaataaataataaataattaaagggATAGTGCCTCGATACTTTATGAACGCTTGAGAGAGAGTATATTGAGTTCTAATATTGTTATAAACTACAAAACTCAGTGAAGTGAAAAATAACGTGTTACACATTTAAAAAAATGGGCCCAAAAATAGGAGATAGGGATCTCATCCATAATGATCGCGAGCTTTCAATCCAATTAAAGATACATTTTGGTGAATCCACCGTTTTTTATTTAATAGAATAATACTATTTTTCTAATAAATTTCTTTTAATAGGTCGAAACCCATAAGATCTTTGAGATATGATAGGCCTTAATCCCCATATTAAACTCAACCGAATAGACTACGACCTCAAACAACATCTATCCACAAACGGACCACTACAATTTACTTGAAAGCGAACTCCATGGAAATTAGAGTTATTCTTAAAAATTACTTCACACTTTAACTTTACAGTGATTTTTCagataaaatttataatatccAAAATGATTTTGTACATCTACAGTTCTACACTACTGATCCAATGTTAACCAGACATTTTGACTCAAGCTAACAAAAataatcactacaaaaaaaaaattctactaGTGACAAGAGGCTTGGTAGCTAATATTTGTGTCACAAAAATTAGTGGCATTTGAAAATGTAACTATTAGTGATTAGCTAGCTACATCATCAAatatcactaatttttatgagaCACATAATAGCTACCAAGCCTTATGTCACTAGTGAAActcttttataataataataatataaaaaaatcgaaataaaAGGACACTATAAGGTCAATTTCaaactattttaaaaaaataacactAAAAGCAACACTTTATCATCTCAATCTTTTCCTCGGTAAAACAACAGTGTACACTAAAACGGTGTTGTTTTACGGAGGAAACGACATAGCATTACTAATGAAACATTTGGAAATGTTAATAGCTAAAAACTGAAAAGTGACATTGCAATTACAACGTTTTAAAAATCGTGGGAAATTTGCAGTATTGATTAGTAAATGTGTTATTCTAAGCTGCAATCAACCCAAACTCAAAACTGTCAACTGTATTTTCTCACATTATTAGTaaataatcaaaaatctaaattggaaatcaaagaaaattttaaaaagtcaGCACTAACAGTTCCAACTTATGAAACAGAATGTGCTATACACAGCAACCATTATCACAGAAATCAGAACAGTTGCGTGAATGCTAAAAACTATATGCCAATTCACAGAGAGCAAAGATACCTTAAAATCAAAATGAAGTCGATAGCCAAAGTGACAGTAACTAGGTCTACTTCAGTAGATAAAGTGCTAGCTTACCgggaatattttaattttcagatTTGGTGTAGTTTCAAGAAGCAAAATCTTCTATCAATGACGTTTGCAGAAGTTGAGAAGACCATTAAGAAATTCCTTAGGCCTGTAGGGTTCCTTGGTGACTCTCATTGACAAAAGTCCCAACAGCTTTGAACCAACGCATGAGATTGCGGTGATCCTTCACATAGAGCCAAGCTTGCAGAAATGGAAACAGGCTCTCGTTTATTCCACGCTCTTCAATATAACTATGGAGAGCATCTCGAATCTTTTCATTTACATCTCTGTCAATTGTTCAAAGAGATACATTCATCAGTTGACACGATCATGAAAAGGGCAAATGAACTTCTAacatattaaaatgtaaaacgaTCAATTGTATAAAAAGCGATTTGCAATATAAAAATTCAAGTATCTTAAAATAGTATTTGTCTCATCAGACAATTCAGAGTGTATTAACATTTTGGGTTAATATTAGGCTTATAAATAACTGAACTTTCGTTAAATTATagttttgcatacaaacttcAAAGTTTGGCATGATAAATACCGAACTATTGATCTAATCTGATTTTGCAACCAATCAGAATTCCGGCCAAAATTACTGTTGACATGACTAGCCAAAtaattgacatgacataatcgTTCTCACGTGACAATCGGTTGGTAGAAACGTTGTTTCTTATGAGACAACGTCAATTATTCGGCTAGTGGCTAGCTATGTGAGCAACAACTTTGGATGGAATCCTGATTGGTAGcaaaattagattaaattaatagttcaataaTTACCACgtttgtatgcaaaatcagAGTTTGATAAAAGTTCGATAATCTAAAGGCAATTAATCCTAACATTTTAAATGGAACTAAACTGCCGACTTGATTACCACCCTACCACAGCCTCTTCCAATCCAATACACAATACGGAAAACCCAAGTccagtgtgtgcgtgtgttggtctaATGGTAGAGTGGTTAACGCCTCAAGCCAAAGCTAAAATAGTTATAATGTTCGATAGACTCAGAGTGGTGGAAAATTGAATGCTATAAATAAGTGATGAATAACAACAGGGTAGCATTGGCATGATTACTAGAAAACAATGTTGAAAAAAATGATATATGAAAGAATATTGATGGAAACATCACTGGAAATATTTGTATCAGTAAAAAAacagagaaaaaaaaacatacacacacacacacacggtaTTTTCAGTGTCCAAATGTTTTCCAAAAAAACGCCGGCACTTCTGGATATCTGTCTAATTTTAACTACAAAATCACCAATACAGAGATGACTATTGATATTTATCATTATTCTACGAAAGTCCTTATTATCAGCTATCGTTATAGATAACCccaaaaaattggaaaaatcaAGGAAATACAAAAGCCTTGCTGGAAAGAGATACAACCTCTGTGCGGGagaaaaaacattaattaatatatattactcTATTACACTTAACAGAAGATGGTCTCAATTTAGTGAAGTCACATCATTGCTCTTATTGCTCTAATATGGAGTAACTTGGGGAAAATTTTGTCATAGCTTTTAGTATGGACCCATACACATGGAGAAGGCATGGTTGCAGTTATTTTCTAAAGGAAAATAAAACTAATTCCATAAAATTACTTGTGAAATGCAATTAAGATCTCAGAGAATTAATTGTTAGAAACGAAAAATTTCCAGATAGTTACTCAAAGACATTAGTAAACTTAAAAGTCTGTAAGCTACCAAGTGACAAATTTGTGTTATCCTATCCAGCTATCCTAAAGTCGTCTACAATTAATCTTCTGATTCTTATCTTTGGGAGTTTGCTTACAGTTCAAATTTAAGTAGCTGATGGTCAAAAAATAAACAAGAAAATCTCGTTACTAACATCACAATAGATCTACCGCATGAATCCTGAAACTAACAGGCAGAAAAATTCACTTACTCAAAGACTGGGCCATTATATTTAGATGGGACCACAAGGAACCCTCCAGAATCTGCTTTTGGTCTCATTGAAACGGAATGAATCCCAAGAGCATCCGGATACATTCCACAAAGGAAATGCAAAGACTCTTGCTGCCCTGGCTTAGAAATGTCAACATGAACAAATAATTGATTAATGTTATCACCACCATAATCATCAGCAGAACCTCCTGGAACAATGTCGACCATTCTCATAACTGATACATTGATCACCTCATCATTAAACATCCGCCTTAGAACAGGACCCCCATTGTTAAGTGCCCCCTTCACAACTTCATATGGAGAAGGTGGGCTAATTTTCTGAGAAATATGGAAATCTAACTAGAATAAGTAAAGCTAAAAGGTATCTACAGGTAAACATCATTTCATGAAGAACTTTTCCATAAGAACACAAACAAATATCAGCAGTCTAGGATTGTAGAAAAAGAAACGGTCGCACCGACTTTTGAGGAACTCCAAGCACCAAAGCAATAAAATCCAACGTCACACCAATAGATTATATTATGTCACTCAAAGTTTCAGATTCATCTGCTTTCAAGCATCAAAGATATCTACTTTCAAGGCAAGTGATAAAATACATACAACTGTTCATACACACTCAGACATTTCAGAAATCTTTAATCGAGCTGTAATGTCCTAAACATAGACTAAATAAAGATCTAGATAATGTCACAACAGAGAAACTCAATATGAAAGCCAGCTACTATTATACGCCAAGAAATGTAATCCGTGGACATGCCAATGCCCATTACCAATACACTTCATAACCCTTAGCTAACAGGAATCTGAGTTTGCTGTAACGTGACTTGCGCTGCAGTACACATAATATGCACAAAGATAGACTTCAATGATTGAATCACAGCCTGATAAGTGATACCCCTAATAATACAGAAGAAGAAACAAATCCAAGAGGAGGAACTGTTACCGGAGAACTTATTCgaaaatgaatttgaaaaagGCACTGCATATACAAGGATATGTTTGGCTTTATTTCTGAGTGAGTGAATTGAAATGAAAAGTGGCATACAGTTGAAACCAAACACGTCTGCATAGGTTGAAGATGATAGTTCCCAGCCAATAGATAGTTATTGTTACCAAGAACGTCAAATTCAACCCTAAAGTTCAGTAATCGGAACACATAAAATGTATAATTCGTCATAAGCCCTCCAACATCCCTAAAAAGTTCATTCCCCATGAATTTGGACGAATACAAAcgcaaaaaagagagaaaaaatgttTACCGGAGGTGGAGTCATCTTGGTGACTTCAATGTAGTGGTCTTTGAGGGAGCGGAGAATAACTGAATTGACGGTGTACGACGCCGTCGACGAAAACGGCCGCGAAGCTATCGTGCGCGAGGGCTGTGTCAGTAGTTGGTGCGCGACGCCACCCGCGCACAATAGAGCCCTCCTCCACGTCATCGCGTTTCGAGGTTTTGTTGTTTCTCTCGAATGCTCAGCTGCTTTAAATCCTGCAAGAGGTTTAAGGTTTCGAGTTTCGACGGCGTATATATGACTCAAAGTAGGGCTCTCTACGAATCGTGAAATGATTATTCGACGAGTTTGCATTCCACCATTAAATTGAGCTTCAGCTCGAAATACTCCATTAAGCTTAAGTTTAATTCGAGTTCAGTTTGATTATTCGATTAAAGTAATAAGCTCCACTTCGAGATCCACTTCAACTCGTATTTAtcttgatgatttttttataattgttaCTCAGTTTGTCTCGTAAATTTAAatcaaaaataccaaaattatactccatccatccatCTCAATATAAGTGGTcactaggggtgagcagtcggtccggaccggaccgacAAAACCGAGGACCGAATTCTTAAGATTTGTAGGACCGAATCGGACCAACCTAAACACTGGGACCGAACCGGGACCGGACCAAAACCGCCGTCGGTTCTCGGTCCGGTCCGGTCCAAAACCGAAAAAATTAAAGCATGTTTCAAAATCTGAAATCATAAAGATTAAAGCATGTTTCAAAATCTGAAATCATAAAGATTAAAGCATGTTTCAAAATCTGCCCTAGCTCTAATCAACAATATCAGAATTCAGAAATCACAATATGCACAAACTGAAATCTTACCTGAAGAAATGATTTTGGTGAGGCGACGGGAGACTGGAGCGGCCGGCGGGGGAGTCGCGGCCGGAGGGGAGTCGCTGGGCGGCGGGCGCTGCGAACTGCTGGGCGCTGGCGACTTCGGGGTGAGGGTGAGGTGAGCGATTGGAGAGTGGAGGAGATGGCGAACTGCTGGGAGCGAGATTGGAGAGTGGAGGTCCGGAGGAGATGGTGAATTGCTGGCGGCTGGAGAGTGGAGGAGATTGGAGATGGCGAACTGCTGGGCGGTTGGGCCGTTGGCGGTAGACGGAGGGCCGCGAGCCGGCGACAATGGCGGCGACGCCGCGACAGTGGGGGGGTCGGCGCAATTTAGGAGAGAAAAGGTGGACTGGAGAACTGAGAGAGACGAAGGGGAAGTTCAGTTTAGGAAATTAGGGTTTCTACTATATTTTCAgaatattagaaataattaaaatattaataatattaataaaaatattaaatatatatttaatatatatatattcggttcggtccggttttcACCTCCTCCGGACCGAAACCGAATCGACAATAATTCGGTCCAGTAAAATGggaccggaccggaccaatCACTGGACCAAAACCGGCCCGGACCGAAAAAACCAAccggttcggtccggttcgtcggttttggtccggttttgctcacccctagtggTCACATTTCCTCTTTGATTTATCCCATTATAAGTGGCCCAAAcccaaaatagtaaaaattagaGTTTGATTAAGCCCATAACAATACGTTAATCTCTTTTTTAAGTTAAACCTCGTCCACTTATTTCTACCTAGGGTTAGCCACAATTATTTCTCCtcttacattctctctctctttggtCCGCCTCTCCCCTCCGATTCCCCCTACCATGAAAATTTTCCCCCAAGTTTATGGCTTTTCGTCGTGGAAATTTGACACCATGCCCTCCGATTTTTCACCACTCTTCGTTGATGTGGTGTCGGAACCAAACCCTTTTCCGTTTCGCGAGGTATGCAATCGCCTTTCGCCACCATCCGCCGTCAATTCCATAGATACGCCGTCCGCGGTGATGAAGGACTACATCTCCTCCGACACATCGGCATCTCTGTTATACGTTGCCTCTCTAAGAGGTGTTCTGTTCCCCCTCTCACCAGTGCCCTCTTCCCAAGAAACCCTAATCGAAGCTTCGTCGATGTCTGTGTCCGCCGTTGATTCAACACCACCGCCGTCCGCTGTGATGAAGGAGGAGATCTCCTACGACACGCCGGATTCTCCGATGTACGTCGCCTCACTGAGCGGTGTTTTGTTCCCCCTCTCATCGGTGCCCTCTTCCCGGGAAACCCTAATCGAAGCTTCGTCGATGTCTGTGTCTGCCGCCGATTCGACACTGCCGCCGTCTGCTGTGATGAAGGAGGAGATCTCCTCTGACAGGCCAACATCTCCAGTGTACATCGCCTCTCTCAGCAGAAACTTGTTCCCCCTCTCACCAGTGCCCTCTTCCGAGCAAACCCTAATCGAATGGGCTTCGATTAGTATTCATTTGCCGCCTCTGACTCCCGATTCTCTTGGGTATGAGGATCTATGTGGTCTCGTGGTCGAACGTGGACTTCGGCGAGAAACCAGAGACGGAAGGGTGGACGACAGTCCAAGAAACAGAGCATACGCCGGTTACAGAGCTGACACTCACATCCATGGACATGATGAGGCACTTGTTTCCTGCCTTCTTCACTTTGGTGAGAAGTTTCCTTTTGCAGCTTTTTTGTTGGTTTACAGTGGGTTTCACATGCACTTTGGTTGTTGGTGTTAATTATGTTGATATGATGAGTAGTTATGCCCgtatttgattttgaattttcgtgATGCTTCTATTTCATATTGTCTGAGAAATTATTGATGAGATGCATTGGATGTTTGATTGTTTTATGGTATATGGCCGCATGGTGCCTCATATATGTTGATGTATTGGGTTTTTATGGCTCAAGGCCGCCTGGTGCCTTCATATATGTTGATGTATTGGGTACATAATGGTTTAAAGCTGTCTGGTGCCTCATATATGTTGATGTATTGGGTTTTTATGGCTCAAGGCCGCCTGGTGCTTTCATATATGTTGATGTATTGGGTGCATAATGGTTTAAAGCCGCCTGGTGCCTTCATATATGTTGATGTATTGGgtgtttgattattttctttgaTAATGTGATCTATATTCTGTGATGTATGATGAAATGTAAGCAAAGTCACCACTAGGTGAGTAAATCCCTAGTAGTTGGAGGTTTTATACACAGTCTATGATGCttcattttttacaaaataaaagCTGAGACTAAAGCCCTATG is a window encoding:
- the LOC130997412 gene encoding uncharacterized protein LOC130997412 — translated: MQTRRIIISRFVESPTLSHIYAVETRNLKPLAGFKAAEHSRETTKPRNAMTWRRALLCAGGVAHQLLTQPSRTIASRPFSSTASYTVNSVILRSLKDHYIEVTKMTPPPKISPPSPYEVVKGALNNGGPVLRRMFNDEVINVSVMRMVDIVPGGSADDYGGDNINQLFVHVDISKPGQQESLHFLCGMYPDALGIHSVSMRPKADSGGFLVVPSKYNGPVFEDVNEKIRDALHSYIEERGINESLFPFLQAWLYVKDHRNLMRWFKAVGTFVNESHQGTLQA